The following proteins are encoded in a genomic region of Apium graveolens cultivar Ventura unplaced genomic scaffold, ASM990537v1 ctg3792, whole genome shotgun sequence:
- the LOC141701394 gene encoding uncharacterized protein LOC141701394, producing the protein MFSDVHGDTISDVINIELEGGYRSKFKYCPRTCKIYGLRRFFGKYDIDENFVIFFKYLGNSTFAITVFDYQCMNHFRDIEKYFRFEDFMYPPVNDVVIIISDDENILQENNEMEMMIQAEGDDDVEEDHDALVPDQDNTFRVRLLLSFVDQRGHGVYIPRWMRTFYAKWGRRTTVFLSVGETLWNVDVRKMKKCCRFAKGWDKFTRDNNLTVGQILTFQYIGNFTFVVFV; encoded by the exons ATGTTCTCAGATGTTCACGGTGATACCATTAGTGATGTTATAAACATTGAACTTGAAGGTGGATATCGTTCAAAATTCAAGTACTGTCCTAGAACCTGTAAAATTTATGGGCTTCGTCGATTCTTTGGGAAGTATGATATCGATGAGAACTTTGTAATTTTCTTTAAGTACTTGGGAAACTCTACATTTGCCATCACAGTATTTGATTACCAGTGCATGAACCACTTCCGCGATATAGAAAAATATTTCCGCTTTGAGGATTTCATGTATCCTCCTGTAAATGATGTTGTTATTATCATATCAGATGATGAAAATATTCTTCAAG AAAACAATGAAATGGAAATGATGATTCAAGCGGAAGGAGATGATGATGTAGAAGAAG ACCATGATGCCTTAGTTCCTGATCAAGACAATACTTTCAGAGTTCGATTGTTACTTTCTTTTGTTGATCAGCGTGGTCATGGAGTG TATATTCCAAGGTGGATGAGAACTTTTTATGCAAAATGGGGTAGACGTACTACAGTTTTCTTATCCGTAGGTGAAACACTTTGGAATGTTGATGTTCGGAAAATGAAGAAATGTTGCAGGTTTGCAAAGGGCTGGGATAAATTCACAAGGGATAACAATCTCACTGTTGGTCAGATTCTAACCTTTCAGTATATTGGCAATTTCACCTTCGTAGTATTTGTTTAG
- the LOC141701402 gene encoding transmembrane E3 ubiquitin-protein ligase FLY2-like — protein sequence MDSVITNLHFTTVLIRVFLSLSVVLVLFAPLATAVQSIRNTTHSTDDQWQPTSPFDWNITGKYAGSWRLMNPTESNPIIRKSSGDSVLELISTPTTSKGVYHVKGMVIFYKVFEDEHKVWGATIKIEGDYIWPLRLLRAVAYTEKAGESGYKDDYNISNPHYSFGLLTSQDFQEFQWVKIWNRKLSPVIDMEKHCNITVRARISRVPSMQSNEDGSSYHIEAALVRFLMDDNGDCLPPMQLNATSVNTEMFFDKAFNYNLMVTFISLLQVLLLIQQRKHSNTQSGAVKVSSFTIGQQAIMDAYLCLLHLTAGITVEQLYNAFSTAAFFKFVVFSFCELRFFLHIWKANRSTNYIQSVEARRELSVLCINFCGILLGVILCTYEFPKFLPVITLVVHSYWIPQIATNVFRDPRKPLQPSYIIGMSVTRLAIPLYIFGCPRNFMQFKPDRSWCIYLVGFAGLQANIFLLQHYLGCRFFIFWQILMQMFPLKYNYHKRPDQDVNHASDCVICMTPIDFTQHPDFCMVTPCEHVFHSHCLLKWMDIKMDCPTCRRRLPPV from the exons ATGGACTCTGTGATCACAAATTTACATTTCACAACTGTCTTGATTAGAGTTTTCCTAAGTTTATCTGTTGTTTTAGTTCTCTTTGCCCCTCTTGCCACTGCGGTGCAATCAATAAGAAATACTACTCATTCAACCGACGATCAG TGGCAACCAACATCACCTTTTGATTGGAACATTACCGGAAAGTATGCAG GATCTTGGCGCTTAATGAATCCCACGGAAAGCAATCCTATAATAAGAAAGTCCAGCGGTGACTCTGTCCTCGAATTGATCAGTACCCCAACAACAAGTAAAGGGGTATATCATGTTAAG GGGATGGTTATATTCTATAAGGTGTTTGAAGATGAACATAAAGTCTGGGGTGCAACAATCAAAATAGAAGGGGATTATATATGGCCCTTACGACTACTTCGAGCAGTAGCCTACAC AGAAAAAGCAGGAGAATCTGGATACAAAGATGATTACAATATCTCCAATCCACATTACTCG TTTGGACTTCTCACATCCCAGGATTTTCAAGAGTTTCAATGGGTCAAGATTTGGAACAGAAAACTCT CACCTGTGATCGACATGGAGAAACATTGTAACATCACAGTAAGGGCTCGGATATCACGTGTTCCGTCCATGCAAAGTA ATGAAGATGGGAGTAGTTACCATATAGAAGCCGCATTGGTAAGATTTTTGATGGATGACAATGGAGATTGTCTGCCGCCCATGCAATTGAATGCAACTTCTGTAAACACTGAGATGTTCTTTGACAAAGCATTTAATTACAACCTGATGGTCACTTTT ATCTCTCTCCTTCAAGTTCTCCTGTTAATTCAGCAAAGGAAACATAGCAACACGCAATCT GGAGCTGTCAAAGTTTCAAGTTTCACAATTGGACAACAGGCTATCATGGATGCATACCTTTGTCTTTTACATCTGACTGCAGGAATCACAGTTG AACAATTGTATAACGCATTTTCCACTGCTGCATTCTTCAAGTTTGTTGTCTTCTCTTTTTGTGAGTTGAGATTTTTTCTCCATATATGGAAGGCAAATAGGTCTACAAATTACATACAGAGTGTGGAAGCGAGGCGTGAACTTTCAGTTCTTTGTATTAATTTCT GTGGTATCCTTTTGGGAGTTATTCTGTGCACGTATGAGTTCCCTAAATTCCTTCCAGTTATTACTCTGGTTGTGCACTCCTACTGGATACCTCAGATCGCCACAAATGTTTTTCGTGACCCAAGAAAGCCACTACAGCCTAGTTACATTATTGGAATGAGTGTAACTCGGCTTGCAATTCCTTTATATATCTTTGGATGTCCCCGCAACTTCATGCAATTTAAGCCTGACAGGAGTTGGTGCATCTATTTGGTGGGTTTTGCTGGGTTGCAAGCAAACATTTTTCTTCTGCAGCACTATCTTGGATGTCGATTCTTCATTTTTTGGCAG ATCCTCATGCAGATGTTTCCACTAAAATATAATTACCATAAACGGCCGGATCAGGATGTAAATCATGCCAGTGACTGTGTCATTTGCATGACGCCCATTGATTTCACTCAACATCCAGATTTTTGCATG GTAACGCCATGTGAACATGTCTTCCATTCACATTGCTTACTTAAGTGGATGGATATAAAGATGGATTGCCCAACCTGCAGGCGGCGACTTCCACCAGTGTAG